The Lichenihabitans psoromatis genome contains a region encoding:
- the pyrE gene encoding orotate phosphoribosyltransferase, translating to MTEDDVLDEFRAAGALLEGHFILSSGLRSPVFLQKVFIFQDPARTARLCAALAEKVRAHFGEVDIVVSPAVGGIIPGYEVARHLGALAIYVEREDGMFKLRRGFSIPKGARVLMVEDIITTGLSSRECLAAIADHPGTLVGAACLIDRSGGRAEIGIDRVALATLDVPSYAADALPPELAAIPPVKPGSRNLTL from the coding sequence ATGACCGAAGACGATGTGCTCGACGAATTTCGTGCCGCAGGGGCCTTGCTGGAAGGGCATTTCATTCTGTCGTCCGGTCTGCGGAGCCCGGTTTTCCTGCAGAAGGTGTTCATCTTTCAAGACCCGGCACGCACGGCGCGGCTCTGTGCGGCGCTGGCCGAGAAGGTCAGGGCGCACTTTGGCGAAGTCGATATCGTGGTGTCGCCCGCCGTCGGCGGCATCATCCCAGGCTACGAAGTGGCACGCCATCTCGGCGCTCTGGCCATCTATGTCGAGCGCGAGGACGGCATGTTCAAACTGCGCCGGGGTTTCTCGATTCCAAAGGGCGCCCGCGTTCTGATGGTCGAGGACATCATCACGACCGGCCTGTCGTCGCGCGAATGTCTCGCCGCCATCGCCGATCATCCAGGCACGCTCGTCGGTGCCGCCTGCCTCATCGATCGCTCGGGCGGACGCGCCGAAATCGGCATCGATCGGGTCGCGCTCGCGACCCTCGACGTTCCATCCTATGCGGCCGATGCGCTTCCGCCGGAGCTCGCCGCGATCCCGCCCGTCAAGCCCGGCAGCCGTAATCTCACTCTTTGA
- a CDS encoding NYN domain-containing protein: MNESERIALFIDGANLYATAKSVGFDIDYRRLLREYQTHGRLVRAFYYTAMVDDQEYSSIRPLIDWLDYNGYAVVTKPAKEFVDSTGRRKIKGNMDIELAVDAMEMAEHVDHIVLFSGDGDFRSLVEAVQRKGVRVSVVSTVMTQPPMIADELRRQADDFIDLAHMAGKIGRDVGERSDRPIRHVDRRTSTHTNAPSHEPEEIDD, from the coding sequence ATGAATGAGTCGGAACGAATTGCGCTATTTATCGACGGTGCCAACTTGTACGCAACCGCCAAATCGGTGGGTTTTGACATCGACTACCGTCGGTTGTTGCGGGAGTACCAGACGCACGGACGCCTTGTCCGAGCTTTTTACTATACCGCCATGGTGGATGATCAGGAATATTCGTCGATCCGTCCTCTGATCGACTGGCTGGATTACAATGGCTATGCCGTGGTGACCAAGCCGGCCAAGGAGTTTGTGGACTCGACGGGTCGTCGCAAGATCAAGGGCAACATGGACATCGAGCTCGCGGTCGACGCGATGGAGATGGCCGAACATGTCGACCACATTGTCTTATTCTCTGGCGACGGTGATTTTCGCTCTCTCGTCGAAGCGGTGCAACGCAAGGGTGTCCGCGTTTCGGTTGTTTCGACCGTCATGACGCAGCCGCCGATGATCGCGGACGAATTACGCCGGCAGGCCGATGACTTTATTGATCTGGCCCATATGGCCGGCAAGATCGGGCGCGATGTCGGAGAGCGATCGGATCGTCCGATCCGCCATGTCGACCGGCGGACCAGCACTCATACGAATGCGCCCTCGCACGAGCCCGAAGAGATCGACGACTGA
- the rnc gene encoding ribonuclease III codes for MKAPKPSLSTTALETRIGHTFASPEFLHRALTHISHAPTDRKGSSYQRLEFLGDRVLGMAVSAMLFEAFPEAEEGELSRRLAGLVRKETCADVAAEWDVSPHIRLGDNEAQSGGHAKPAIMGDVCEAIIGALYLDGGYAVAEAAITAVWRPRMLTPTRPLRDPKTALQEWAQGLGRPAPVYREVKRQGPAHAPNFTVSVELEGFVAATGVGTSKRAAEQTAAQDFLTREGILTAGNQD; via the coding sequence ATGAAGGCGCCGAAGCCAAGCCTGTCCACGACCGCGCTCGAAACCCGGATCGGCCACACCTTTGCATCGCCCGAGTTTCTGCATCGCGCTCTGACCCACATCAGCCACGCTCCGACCGACCGGAAGGGGTCCTCTTATCAACGTCTCGAATTTCTCGGCGATCGAGTGCTCGGGATGGCGGTTTCGGCGATGCTGTTCGAGGCCTTTCCGGAGGCTGAGGAAGGCGAACTGTCGCGGCGGCTCGCCGGTCTGGTGCGGAAGGAAACCTGCGCCGACGTCGCGGCCGAATGGGATGTGTCGCCGCATATCCGGCTCGGCGATAACGAGGCGCAGAGCGGCGGCCATGCCAAGCCGGCCATCATGGGCGACGTGTGCGAAGCCATCATCGGGGCGCTTTATCTCGATGGTGGCTATGCGGTCGCCGAAGCCGCTATCACGGCGGTCTGGCGTCCCCGCATGTTGACGCCGACCCGGCCGCTCCGCGATCCAAAAACGGCGCTTCAGGAATGGGCGCAAGGCTTGGGTCGACCCGCTCCGGTCTATCGGGAGGTCAAGCGACAAGGGCCGGCCCATGCGCCCAACTTCACGGTTTCGGTCGAACTCGAGGGATTTGTTGCCGCGACCGGCGTCGGCACGTCGAAGCGTGCGGCCGAACAAACCGCGGCCCAAGACTTTTTGACGCGAGAGGGTATATTGACGGCTGGCAACCAGGATTGA
- the smpB gene encoding SsrA-binding protein SmpB, producing MAENIKAKNFKVVADNRRARYNYEIGEVFEAGLVLTGTEVKSLRLGKATIAESYASAEKGELFLINANIPEYLQANRFNHEPRRPRKLLMKARQIAKLAIGVEREGMSIVPLKVYFNERGMAKIEIAIAKGKKLHDKRETEKLRDWNREKSRLLRDRN from the coding sequence GTGGCGGAGAACATCAAGGCAAAGAACTTCAAGGTGGTGGCCGATAATCGACGCGCTCGCTACAATTATGAGATCGGCGAAGTGTTCGAGGCCGGATTGGTGCTGACCGGAACGGAAGTCAAATCGCTAAGGCTTGGGAAGGCCACGATTGCGGAGAGTTATGCATCCGCCGAAAAGGGCGAACTGTTCCTCATCAATGCGAATATTCCAGAATACCTGCAGGCCAATCGCTTCAATCACGAGCCACGTCGCCCGCGCAAACTGCTGATGAAGGCACGGCAGATCGCTAAACTCGCGATCGGGGTCGAGCGCGAGGGCATGTCGATCGTTCCGCTGAAAGTCTATTTCAACGAGCGCGGCATGGCCAAGATCGAGATCGCGATCGCCAAGGGCAAAAAGCTGCACGACAAGCGCGAGACCGAGAAGCTGCGGGATTGGAACCGGGAGAAGTCGCGGCTGTTGCGCGACAGAAACTAA
- the acpS gene encoding holo-ACP synthase, whose product MIIGMGTDLCDIRRVEKTLENFGERFVERCFTPVERAKSERRANRASSYAKRFAAKEACAKALGTGLSQGVFWRDMGVVNLSSGQPTLRLTGGAAERLADLTPSGYEAVIHLTLTDEYPLAQAHVLIEGRPAPKP is encoded by the coding sequence ATGATCATCGGCATGGGGACCGATCTTTGCGACATTCGTCGTGTTGAAAAGACCTTGGAGAATTTTGGCGAGCGGTTCGTCGAACGATGCTTCACGCCCGTGGAGCGCGCCAAGAGCGAGCGCCGGGCCAATCGCGCCTCGTCCTATGCCAAGCGTTTTGCCGCCAAAGAGGCCTGCGCCAAAGCGCTCGGAACCGGCTTGAGCCAGGGCGTGTTCTGGCGTGACATGGGCGTGGTGAACCTGAGTTCAGGCCAACCCACGTTGCGTTTGACCGGTGGAGCCGCTGAGCGCCTCGCCGATCTGACACCGAGTGGGTATGAGGCGGTCATTCACCTGACATTGACCGATGAATATCCGCTGGCTCAAGCCCATGTGCTGATCGAGGGTCGCCCCGCGCCAAAGCCGTGA
- the dapA gene encoding 4-hydroxy-tetrahydrodipicolinate synthase, translating into MSTTRLKGSLTALVTPFRNGAVDEAALRAQIDVQIESGTHGLVPVGTTGEGPTLSHEEHKRVVDICVNETRGRVPVIAGAGSNNTVEAIDLARHAEQAGANGVLVVTPYYNKPSQEGLYRHFKAVNDAIGIPIVIYNIPPRSVVDMSVDTMKRLFELPNIVGVKDATGNVARVSLQRQALGPDFVQLSGEDMTALACMAAGSSGVISVTSNVAPKLCADMMSACLRGDFATALAIQDRLVPLHTALFIEPNPAGPKYALSLLGLGTEDVRLPMVTVSEAARGQIRAAMRHAGILHD; encoded by the coding sequence ATGTCCACAACACGTTTGAAGGGCTCGCTGACCGCTTTGGTGACCCCGTTCAGGAATGGGGCGGTCGACGAAGCCGCGCTGCGGGCTCAGATTGATGTTCAAATCGAGAGTGGTACGCATGGTCTCGTGCCGGTCGGCACGACCGGCGAAGGACCGACGCTGAGCCACGAGGAACATAAGCGGGTCGTCGACATCTGCGTCAACGAGACGAGGGGCCGTGTCCCGGTCATCGCGGGTGCCGGATCGAACAACACGGTCGAGGCCATCGATCTCGCGCGCCACGCCGAGCAGGCCGGCGCCAACGGCGTCTTGGTCGTCACGCCCTATTACAATAAGCCGAGCCAAGAGGGGCTCTATCGCCACTTCAAGGCTGTCAACGACGCGATCGGCATCCCGATCGTGATCTACAACATCCCGCCGCGCTCCGTGGTCGATATGTCGGTCGACACGATGAAGCGGTTGTTCGAGCTTCCGAACATCGTCGGCGTGAAGGACGCGACCGGCAATGTGGCGCGCGTGTCGCTGCAGCGTCAGGCGCTGGGGCCGGATTTCGTCCAGCTCTCGGGCGAGGACATGACAGCGCTGGCCTGTATGGCGGCGGGCTCATCCGGCGTGATTTCGGTAACGTCCAATGTTGCGCCGAAGCTCTGTGCCGACATGATGAGCGCCTGTTTGCGCGGCGACTTCGCGACAGCCTTGGCGATTCAGGATCGTTTGGTGCCGCTGCATACGGCCTTGTTCATCGAGCCAAACCCGGCCGGCCCCAAATATGCGCTGTCGCTGCTCGGCCTCGGGACCGAAGACGTGCGTCTCCCGATGGTGACGGTGTCCGAAGCGGCGCGCGGGCAGATCCGTGCCGCGATGCGTCATGCTGGTATTTTGCATGATTGA
- a CDS encoding uracil-DNA glycosylase, translating to MTALRDPAPDCPLCPRLVAFRRDAANKHPDWHNAPVPSFGPDDARLLIVGLAPGLQGANRTGRPFTGDWAGDLLYETLDRFGFSVGAYDERPNDGLRLIDCVIVNAVRCVPPANKPLPIEIKTCNGFLAATQAALPRLAAIVALGRIGHESLLRSRNLRLSAHPFGHGRHHDLGDATLFDSYHCSRYNTNTGVLTTEMFHAVFAQVRRWLDAAPPPDRAV from the coding sequence CTGACGGCGTTGCGCGATCCCGCTCCGGATTGTCCGCTCTGTCCTCGTCTCGTCGCCTTTCGGCGCGACGCTGCGAACAAGCATCCGGACTGGCACAATGCGCCAGTCCCATCGTTTGGGCCGGATGACGCGCGTCTGTTGATCGTTGGGCTGGCGCCGGGCCTCCAGGGCGCCAATCGGACGGGACGGCCGTTCACGGGCGATTGGGCCGGCGATCTCCTCTACGAAACGCTCGATCGTTTCGGCTTTTCGGTCGGCGCCTACGACGAGCGCCCCAACGACGGTCTGCGGCTCATCGATTGTGTGATCGTCAATGCGGTGCGGTGTGTCCCTCCGGCCAATAAGCCGCTGCCGATCGAGATTAAAACCTGCAACGGCTTTCTGGCCGCAACCCAGGCGGCCCTCCCTCGCTTGGCCGCCATCGTGGCTTTGGGTCGCATCGGACATGAGAGCCTGCTGCGCTCACGCAATCTCCGGCTCTCGGCTCATCCGTTCGGCCACGGGCGCCACCACGATCTCGGAGACGCGACGCTCTTCGACAGCTATCACTGCTCTCGCTACAACACGAACACGGGCGTGCTGACGACCGAGATGTTCCATGCGGTCTTCGCGCAAGTGCGCCGGTGGCTCGACGCCGCGCCGCCTCCAGACCGCGCCGTTTAG
- the era gene encoding GTPase Era, protein MTDEQQTRCGFVALIGAPNAGKSTLINALVGTKVSIVSRKVQTTRNLVRGIVLEGAAQIIFVDTPGIFAPKRRLDRAMVTAAWGGAGDADAIALLIDAKKGLDDENLSILERLADVGRRKILVLNKIDTIETTELLALTADVNAKLAFDETFMISALRKHGLPKLREKLAGFMPAGPWLYPEDQISDAPMRSFAAEITREKMFERLHDELPYQTTVETDLWKDMPDGSARIEQTIYVTRDGHKKIVIGDGGKTIKSIGTAARLEITEAAEKKVHLFLFVKVRENWGDDPERYREMGLDYPRN, encoded by the coding sequence TTGACCGACGAACAACAGACCCGATGCGGCTTTGTGGCGCTGATCGGGGCACCCAATGCCGGCAAATCGACGCTCATCAATGCGTTGGTTGGCACCAAGGTGTCGATCGTGTCCCGCAAGGTGCAGACGACTCGCAACCTCGTGCGCGGCATCGTGCTCGAGGGAGCGGCGCAGATCATCTTCGTCGATACGCCGGGGATCTTCGCGCCGAAGCGTCGTCTTGATCGCGCGATGGTGACGGCCGCCTGGGGCGGTGCAGGGGATGCGGATGCGATTGCGCTGCTGATCGACGCCAAGAAAGGCCTCGACGACGAGAATCTGTCGATCCTCGAAAGGCTCGCCGACGTCGGGCGCCGCAAGATCCTGGTGCTCAACAAGATCGATACGATCGAGACGACGGAATTATTGGCTTTGACGGCGGACGTGAATGCCAAGCTCGCCTTCGACGAGACGTTCATGATTTCGGCGCTGCGGAAACACGGCCTGCCGAAGCTGCGCGAAAAGCTCGCTGGCTTCATGCCCGCCGGCCCGTGGCTTTATCCGGAGGACCAGATTTCGGATGCGCCCATGCGCTCTTTCGCTGCCGAGATCACGCGGGAGAAGATGTTCGAACGGCTGCACGACGAGTTGCCGTACCAGACCACGGTCGAAACCGATCTGTGGAAAGACATGCCGGACGGATCGGCCCGCATCGAGCAGACCATTTATGTCACGCGCGATGGTCACAAGAAGATCGTGATCGGCGATGGTGGCAAAACCATCAAGTCCATTGGAACGGCGGCCCGTCTCGAAATCACCGAGGCGGCCGAAAAGAAGGTTCATCTGTTCCTTTTCGTGAAGGTGCGGGAAAATTGGGGAGACGATCCCGAACGATACCGCGAGATGGGTCTCGACTACCCTCGCAACTGA
- a CDS encoding RelA/SpoT family protein: MMRQYELVDRVRSYNPDADEELLNRAYVYAMKAHGAQKRASGDPYFTHPLEVAAILTDLKLDDATIVAAVLHDTIEDTASTREEIDTLFGPEIGALVEGLTKIKKLDLVSKRAQQAENFRKLLLAVADDVRVLLVKLADRLHNMRTLHFVPPEKRTRVAEETLDIYAPLAGRMGMQSMRSEFEDLAFAQLMPDAYATITARLDEMRASSGKLIGTIEHELSERLSARGIRVDVKGRQKEPYSIWRKMEQKSLAFEQLSDIFGFRVIVDNVEDCYRAIGVIHTTWPSVPGRFKDYISTPKQNDYRSLHTTVVGPGRQRVELQVRTREMNNVAENGIAGHALYKDGVALDLQVLANESRAYDWLRRTIELLAEGDSSEEFLEHTKLELFHDQVFCFTPKGRLIALPRGATAIDFAYAVHTDVGNSAVGAKIDGRVAPLLSELKNGDEVEIACADGQVPPAAWESVVVTGKARAAIRRATRSAVRTQYAGLGRQIVLRAFERAGHTLVDEKLKSALPRLARLSVDDVFAAVGRGEMYSGDIVKAVHPDFKEERKAGAGPDKGDAGWFGLSKAENLRFKFPEPSGSIPIRGLGGDLPVRFAPNGGAVPGDRIVGILTPGEGITIYPIQSPALMAFDDNPDYWLDVRWDIDMARKELFPAQIEVTAINEPGCLATITATIGDNGANIEDLRFVVRSPDFRKMLIDVEVWDLKQLNAIMSHLRAQPVVSNVQRVNG; the protein is encoded by the coding sequence ATGATGCGGCAGTACGAGCTCGTCGACCGTGTGCGGAGCTACAATCCGGACGCGGATGAGGAGCTTCTCAACCGGGCTTATGTCTATGCCATGAAGGCTCATGGCGCGCAGAAGCGCGCTTCCGGCGACCCCTATTTCACGCATCCGCTTGAAGTCGCCGCCATCTTGACGGATCTCAAGCTCGACGACGCCACCATCGTGGCGGCCGTGCTGCACGATACGATCGAGGATACAGCCTCCACGCGAGAAGAGATCGACACGCTGTTCGGCCCGGAAATCGGGGCGCTGGTCGAGGGTCTCACCAAGATCAAAAAGCTGGATCTGGTGTCGAAGCGTGCTCAACAGGCGGAGAATTTCCGCAAGCTGCTGCTCGCGGTTGCGGATGATGTTCGGGTCCTCTTGGTCAAGCTCGCGGACCGCCTTCACAACATGCGGACGCTGCATTTCGTCCCGCCCGAGAAGCGCACCCGCGTGGCGGAGGAAACGCTCGATATCTACGCGCCGCTCGCGGGTCGCATGGGCATGCAGAGCATGCGGAGCGAGTTCGAGGACTTGGCTTTCGCGCAACTGATGCCCGATGCCTATGCGACCATCACGGCGCGGCTGGATGAGATGCGCGCCAGCAGCGGCAAGTTGATCGGCACGATCGAACATGAATTGTCCGAGCGCCTGAGCGCCCGGGGCATTCGGGTCGACGTGAAGGGACGCCAGAAGGAGCCTTACTCAATTTGGCGGAAGATGGAGCAGAAGTCGCTCGCCTTCGAGCAACTCTCCGACATCTTCGGCTTTCGGGTCATCGTCGACAATGTCGAGGATTGCTATCGCGCCATCGGCGTCATTCACACGACATGGCCGAGCGTTCCAGGCCGCTTCAAGGATTATATCTCGACCCCGAAGCAGAACGATTATCGATCGCTTCATACGACGGTTGTGGGTCCGGGTCGGCAGCGCGTCGAATTGCAGGTGCGCACACGCGAGATGAACAACGTCGCCGAAAACGGCATCGCGGGACACGCGCTCTATAAGGACGGCGTGGCGCTCGATTTGCAGGTGCTGGCCAACGAAAGCCGGGCCTATGATTGGCTGCGTCGCACCATCGAATTGCTGGCAGAGGGCGATAGTTCGGAAGAATTTCTCGAACATACCAAACTCGAACTCTTCCACGATCAGGTCTTCTGCTTCACCCCGAAGGGCCGTTTGATTGCGCTCCCGCGTGGCGCGACCGCGATCGATTTCGCTTATGCGGTTCATACGGACGTGGGCAATTCGGCGGTTGGCGCCAAAATCGACGGCCGCGTGGCGCCGCTTTTGTCCGAGCTGAAGAATGGCGACGAGGTCGAGATTGCCTGCGCCGATGGGCAGGTCCCACCCGCCGCGTGGGAAAGTGTCGTCGTGACCGGCAAGGCGCGGGCTGCCATCCGCCGCGCGACCCGCAGTGCCGTGCGAACGCAATATGCGGGGCTCGGTCGGCAGATCGTGCTGCGTGCCTTTGAGCGGGCAGGCCACACCTTGGTCGATGAGAAACTGAAAAGCGCGCTGCCGCGCCTCGCTCGCTTGTCGGTCGACGATGTGTTCGCCGCCGTCGGACGAGGCGAGATGTATTCGGGCGATATCGTGAAGGCGGTCCATCCCGACTTCAAGGAGGAGCGGAAGGCCGGGGCAGGGCCCGATAAGGGAGATGCCGGCTGGTTCGGGTTGAGCAAGGCCGAGAATCTACGCTTCAAATTTCCAGAGCCCTCGGGTTCCATTCCGATTCGTGGCCTCGGGGGTGATCTTCCGGTGCGTTTCGCGCCGAATGGCGGCGCCGTGCCGGGCGATCGCATCGTCGGCATCCTGACGCCGGGTGAGGGCATTACGATCTACCCGATCCAGTCGCCCGCCCTCATGGCGTTCGACGACAACCCAGACTATTGGCTCGACGTGCGGTGGGATATCGACATGGCGCGCAAGGAGTTGTTTCCGGCGCAGATCGAGGTCACGGCCATCAACGAACCCGGTTGTCTGGCCACGATCACGGCCACGATCGGCGACAATGGGGCCAATATCGAAGACCTACGCTTCGTGGTTCGTTCGCCTGACTTCCGGAAAATGTTGATCGATGTCGAAGTTTGGGATCTGAAGCAGTTGAACGCGATCATGTCGCATCTGCGCGCCCAGCCCGTAGTGTCAAACGTACAACGGGTGAACGGGTGA
- a CDS encoding pyridoxine 5'-phosphate synthase — protein MSPPPLRLGLNIDHVATVRNARGGRDPDPVAAALLGVAAGCDGITAHLREDRRHIRDEDIARLKRGLTKPLNFEMAATPAMMQIALATLPHAACLVPEKREERTTEGGLNVVDAISDLRPIVAELSEAGIRVSLFIEPSIAAIEAASALRAPVVELHTGRWCEAIDHGASAIADEEYERLWRAAERAQALGIECHAGHGLNYETARIIAAIPQIVELNIGHFIIGDAISVGLTAAVQTMLAAMRQGRGSSREASA, from the coding sequence ATGTCGCCTCCGCCTCTTCGCCTCGGCCTCAACATCGACCATGTCGCGACTGTCCGAAATGCGCGTGGTGGCCGTGACCCCGATCCCGTCGCGGCGGCGCTCCTCGGTGTGGCGGCCGGTTGCGACGGCATCACGGCGCATCTGCGGGAGGATCGACGCCATATCCGCGACGAGGATATTGCACGTCTCAAGCGCGGCCTGACAAAACCGCTCAATTTCGAAATGGCCGCAACGCCGGCCATGATGCAGATCGCCCTCGCGACACTGCCGCATGCGGCCTGCCTCGTTCCGGAAAAGCGGGAGGAACGGACGACCGAGGGCGGCTTGAACGTCGTCGACGCTATCTCGGATTTACGCCCGATCGTTGCGGAACTGAGTGAGGCCGGCATCCGCGTGTCCTTGTTCATCGAACCGTCGATCGCGGCGATCGAGGCGGCATCGGCCTTGCGCGCGCCGGTCGTCGAACTCCATACGGGCCGCTGGTGTGAGGCGATCGATCACGGCGCGTCGGCGATCGCGGATGAAGAATACGAACGGCTGTGGCGCGCTGCCGAACGGGCCCAGGCGCTCGGGATCGAATGCCACGCTGGACATGGTTTAAATTACGAGACCGCGCGGATCATCGCGGCCATCCCGCAGATCGTCGAATTGAACATCGGCCACTTTATCATTGGGGATGCGATCTCGGTCGGGTTGACGGCGGCCGTGCAGACCATGTTGGCGGCGATGCGCCAGGGTCGTGGTTCAAGCCGTGAGGCGAGCGCATGA
- the rpoZ gene encoding DNA-directed RNA polymerase subunit omega: protein MARVTVEDCVDKVENRFDLVLLASHRARMISAGAAITIDRDNDKNPVVALREIADSRLTPEDMKEDLIHSLQKHVEVDEPEAEVVPSLSAPSRVMSDTASEVQFDRMTEEDLLRGLEGLVPPAETEEEGE, encoded by the coding sequence ATGGCGCGTGTAACCGTTGAAGACTGCGTCGACAAGGTCGAAAACCGCTTCGACCTCGTTCTTCTAGCCAGCCATCGTGCGCGCATGATTTCGGCCGGTGCAGCAATCACGATCGACCGTGACAATGATAAAAATCCTGTCGTCGCGCTGCGAGAGATCGCCGACTCGCGTCTCACTCCCGAGGATATGAAGGAAGACCTCATTCACTCGCTTCAAAAGCACGTCGAGGTCGACGAGCCGGAAGCGGAAGTTGTGCCGAGCTTGTCCGCACCTTCGCGTGTGATGAGCGATACGGCCAGCGAGGTTCAGTTCGACCGCATGACCGAGGAAGACCTGCTCCGTGGTCTCGAAGGCCTGGTGCCCCCGGCTGAAACCGAGGAAGAAGGCGAGTAA
- the lepB gene encoding signal peptidase I yields MSLKDGKVVTTSKKSQEGGFGEVLKVVVQALLIALVVRTFLFQPFNIPSGSLIPTLDIGDYLFVSKYSYGYSRYSFPFSPDVFSGRILASTPKRGDVAVFKFPKDTSKDYIKRVIGLPGDKIQLVESRLIINGQMVAREPTTKVMTRDQFGHDVEVPTYLETLPGGVTHQIIQINGDNGFYSNTPVYTVPPGNYFMMGDNRDNSTDSRVSPDQDGVGYVPFENFVGRAELIFFSIDDTAPVWEFWRWPTSIRWDRLLKPVR; encoded by the coding sequence ATGAGCCTGAAAGACGGAAAGGTGGTTACGACCTCCAAGAAATCGCAAGAGGGCGGTTTCGGCGAGGTTCTGAAGGTTGTGGTTCAGGCGTTGTTGATCGCGCTGGTGGTGCGAACCTTCCTGTTCCAACCCTTCAACATCCCCTCAGGATCTCTGATCCCGACCTTGGATATCGGCGATTACCTTTTCGTCTCCAAATATTCCTACGGCTATTCGCGGTATTCCTTTCCGTTCAGCCCAGACGTGTTTTCCGGTCGTATTCTGGCCTCGACGCCGAAGCGTGGCGATGTCGCCGTGTTCAAGTTCCCGAAGGATACGTCGAAGGATTACATCAAGCGCGTGATCGGCCTGCCTGGCGACAAGATCCAACTCGTCGAGAGCCGCTTGATCATCAATGGTCAGATGGTGGCTCGCGAACCGACCACGAAAGTGATGACGCGCGATCAGTTTGGGCATGATGTCGAAGTGCCGACCTATCTCGAGACGCTCCCTGGCGGCGTGACGCATCAGATCATCCAGATCAACGGCGACAACGGTTTTTACTCGAACACGCCCGTCTACACGGTGCCGCCCGGCAATTACTTCATGATGGGGGATAACCGCGATAATTCCACCGATTCGCGCGTGTCGCCGGATCAGGATGGTGTGGGCTACGTGCCGTTCGAGAATTTCGTCGGCCGTGCGGAACTGATCTTCTTCTCGATCGACGATACCGCGCCGGTCTGGGAGTTCTGGCGTTGGCCGACCAGCATTCGCTGGGATCGCCTGCTCAAGCCGGTCCGATGA